In Rhodamnia argentea isolate NSW1041297 chromosome 4, ASM2092103v1, whole genome shotgun sequence, the following proteins share a genomic window:
- the LOC115746756 gene encoding protein LURP-one-related 6, with protein sequence MLILASSFPPSSTHAPPLYNLSCTKLNLLREARSKCPQERSETARDHPQMMAIVNKVYCSPMEVALVVRRRPHAVSGGGFVATDCSSKRAVFRVDGCGVLGTSGELIVRDGDGDALLLIRRKAGGIVQAMSIHKKWKGYTYDYEGAQKLLFSIKEPNSSSSLSCFSRNASSTAIKISLEPRKVDGPDGIFHVKGHFPDRDCSIVDSGGNAVAQIQKEMAELMASKDVYRVIVKAGIDQAFVCGVVAVLDHIYGESTAC encoded by the exons ATGTTGATTCTCGCGTCTTCTTTTCCTCCATCTTCAACGCACGCACCTCCTCTATATAATCTTAGCTGCACAAAGTTAAATCTCCTTCGTGAAGCAAGGAGCAAGTGTCCGCAAGAACGATCCGAGACAGCGCGAGATCATCCGCAGATGATGGCCATAGTGAACAAGGTGTATTGCTCGCCGATGGAGGTGGCCCTGGTTGTTCGGAGGAGGCCGCATGCCGTCAGCGGCGGAGGGTTCGTGGCGACGGATTGCAGCAGCAAGCGGGCTGTTTTCCGGGTTGACGGATGCGGAGTCCTCGGCACGAGCGGCGAGCTCATCGTGAGGGACGGAGATGGGGACGCCCTCCTCCTCATCCGCCGCAAG GCAGGAGGGATCGTGCAAGCAATGAGCATCCACAAGAAATGGAAGGGCTACACATATGATTATGAAGGTGCCCAGAAGCTGTTGTTCAGCATCAAGGAGCCCAATTCATCATCCTCACTATCATGCTTCTCCAGGAACGCATCATCTACCGCCATCAAAATCTCTCTGGAGCCTAGGAAAGTCGACGGCCCCGATGGCATCTTCCACGTCAAGGGTCACTTCCCGGATAGGGACTGCAGCATCGTCGACTCTGGAGGCAACGCAGTAGCACAG ATACAGAAAGAGATGGCCGAACTGATGGCGAGCAAAGACGTGTATCGCGTGATCGTGAAGGCCGGAATCGACCAAGCCTTTGTGTGCGGAGTCGTTGCTGTTCTTGACCACATCTATGGCGAATCCACCGCCTGCTAA